The sequence below is a genomic window from Sphingobacterium sp. ML3W.
GTGCTGTGATACGTGTATAAATCACTGATTTTATGCGTTTAAACTTTTAAACTTGTATAAGTTTATTTTGTGTTATTGTGAATTTTAACCTTCAAATATTATTGTTTTAGCAATTATTTTAGCAGTTCTTTAGATTTATTTTTACAATTAATGTGTTTTGTTAAAAATATTTTATTGATTTGTCGCCGCGTGTGGATAATGCATCATACGTACTAACAAATTATTTTTTTATGAATAAATCTAAACTATTTCATGTTTTAGCCTTTTCAATGGTATTTGGTTTTGGTGGCCTCGATCAATCGATCGCGGGTATACAGGTCGAATACCAAAGCAACCAAGTTAAAATAACCGGGGTTGTGCGTGATGGGAATGGGCCGATTTCTGGAGCTTCTATTTCTGTCAAAGGAACGGCTATAGCGACTTTTACAGATACTTCGGGTCGCTTTAATTTGGCGACGATTCCGATGGGATCAAAAATCGTGGTTAGCTATATGGGCTATGCATCGAAAGAAATTGTATGGAAAGGGGAGACTACGCTCAATGTGCAACTTGAATCGACAGCTAATGATCTGGATGAGGTGGTAGTCGTGGCTTATGGTACGGCTAAAAAGTCTACATTCACTGGTTCTGCTTCGGTGGTCAAATCGGATCAATTGGAAAAAATATCCGGTTCGGGTTTTGCAGAGGCACTACAGGGGATGAGTCCTGGTGTCAATGTGGTCAACAATGAAGGTAATCCAGGTGGTGAAACGCGTATTCAGATACGCGGGATCAGTTCCATGTCTGGGACTTCTAATCCACTATATGTGGTGGATGGGATGCCTTATGATGGTCAGCTCAACTCGATATCTCCTTCAGATATTGAATCGGTTACGGTCTTGAAGGATGCGGCTGCTTCTTCGCTCTACGGTTCTCGTGCAGCAAATGGGGTGGTGGTGATCACGACTAAAAAAGGAAAAACGGCTAAACCGGTGCTGAATTTTAGATCGGCTTGGGGTACTTCGGACAATGCGGTCAAAAATCCAACAAAAGCTTCTCCTCAAGAGCAATTGCTCAACACTTGGGAAGCGATGTACAATGATCAATTCTATAAATATAACTTGACTTCGGAGAAGGCTGGCGATTGGGCTTCGGACAATGTGCTCAGCAAGCTGTTGAAAAAGGTGAACAATTCCAAAGGTGAGTCAATATATGTATCGCCCTTCCAGCACATCGATGAAGATTATGTCATGCATGATGGTAAAGGCAATCCTTATATCAACCCGAACTTGAAAATGATCTGGGATGAGGCTGATTATGATGTGTACAAAGCCGTGTTTTCAAGAAAATTGAGACAGGATTATGGTCTGGATGTTTCAGGTACTGCAGGTGATGGAAAGACCAATTATTTCTTATCTTCTTCGTATTTGGATGATAAGGGGTATGCGTCTAGCCAATATTTTAAACGCTATGGTTTCCGTGCCAACGTAACCACACAGGTCAATAAATGGTTGCAGGTAGGGGGTAACCTTTCTTATAGCGGTAGCAGACAGAATGTTTCTGGTGCAGCACGTGCTTTGGTGTTTACCACATCGATGTATTCGCCTTATCTGCGCAATAACGACAATACGGATTGGGTGTACTCGGAAAAAACAGGTAAACGCATGTACGATTATGGAAATTATGTCAATAATTTCTTTGGTGCCAATGTCATGCAGAATAATGGTGACTACTGGAACAATGCGAATGATGAGGACTTCAATAATGTGATGAACAGTATGATAGCGTCCCGGTTTTTTGCACAGGTTACTTTACCGTACAATTTTACCTTTAAAACGAGCTTAAGTATCGACGATAATAGTTCGAAAAATTTCACCTATGGATCTGCAGTCCATGGAGCAGGGCAGCTGGCGCCATATGGGGTTACCGTGATGACGAATGGCGGGACTGCTTCGCGCTCGAATAACAATACCAAATCCGTTACATTCAACAATATATTGAGCTGGAACAAGGATTTTGGTAGTCATAATTTAGCTGCATTGGCTGGACAGGAGTCCTATACCAATAACAGCTTGTACGACTATGGATATGGAGAGGGGATCATGCAGCTGGGGCAGTATGAATTGTCTTCGACGACTAAAAATTGGTCGGTAAATTCCAACAAGGATCGCTATGCACTTTTATCTTACTTTGGTAAGTTGGATTATAACTACGATAGTAAATACTTTCTGTCCGGTTCATTCCGTCGGGATGGTTCTTCTCGCTTTCATCCGGACAACCGCTGGGGTAACTTCTTTTCGGCAGGCCTTTCTTGGCAGATTGCTAAGGAGGATTTCCTAAAGGATGTGAGCTGGTTGGATAATCTATCCTTTCGCTCTAGCTACGGTACCACGGGTAACGATAAATTGAGTCGCCGTGGTGATAATGGTGTGGCTGGTGGTGATATCTACTATGCTTACCAAGGGGTGTATGAATCAAGTGACTTGTATGGTCAAGCGGGGTTGTATCCTTCGGCTTTCCCGACTCCGTCGTTGATATGGGAAAAGAACAAACAGTTCAATGCCGCATTTGATTTTGGTATCCTGAAAAATATCTACGGTACGATCGAGTATTATTCGAGAACGGCATCTGATCTTTTGTATTATAAAGAGTTTCCATTGTCGGCACAGGTGGGTAGTGCTAATGGGTTGAATACCAATTTGGGCGATTTGAAAAATTCAGGTTTTGAATTCTCATTGGGTGCTGATGCCATTCGTAAGGAAAACTTTAAATGGAAGATCGATGCGAACTTATCTACGTTGAAAAACGAGATCACATACTTACCTAGTGGCGAGTTTACCTACAACAATCGGGGGGCAGGCTACAAACTTGCTGAAGGATACTCGTTGTACGAATTCTATATGGTTAAAAATGCAGGTGTAGATCCTGAAACGGGTAATATGCGCTATTGGGTACGTGATGGTGAAAACTGGAAAATGACAGAAAAATATGATGCAGAGGTAACCTCTGATGATTATCAGAACATCGGCTCGGCGCTACCGAAAGTGTATGGTTCATTGACCAATGCATTCCAGTTTAAAGGAATAGACCTGTCGTTTATGTTGTATTATTCGCTGGGATCCAAGATGTTTGACTATGCGTATGTCGAGCGTACTGCTGTACGTGGTGGTGTAGGTGTGATCCAAGATCTAGTGGCAGATCATTGGCGCCAACCTGGAGATCAGGCTTTATTGCCTAAGTATTCGAATGATGATTATGCGAGTACGCGTAAAAATTCTGATTTCTATGTGTTTGATAACGATTATATCCGTCTGC
It includes:
- a CDS encoding SusC/RagA family TonB-linked outer membrane protein, with amino-acid sequence MNKSKLFHVLAFSMVFGFGGLDQSIAGIQVEYQSNQVKITGVVRDGNGPISGASISVKGTAIATFTDTSGRFNLATIPMGSKIVVSYMGYASKEIVWKGETTLNVQLESTANDLDEVVVVAYGTAKKSTFTGSASVVKSDQLEKISGSGFAEALQGMSPGVNVVNNEGNPGGETRIQIRGISSMSGTSNPLYVVDGMPYDGQLNSISPSDIESVTVLKDAAASSLYGSRAANGVVVITTKKGKTAKPVLNFRSAWGTSDNAVKNPTKASPQEQLLNTWEAMYNDQFYKYNLTSEKAGDWASDNVLSKLLKKVNNSKGESIYVSPFQHIDEDYVMHDGKGNPYINPNLKMIWDEADYDVYKAVFSRKLRQDYGLDVSGTAGDGKTNYFLSSSYLDDKGYASSQYFKRYGFRANVTTQVNKWLQVGGNLSYSGSRQNVSGAARALVFTTSMYSPYLRNNDNTDWVYSEKTGKRMYDYGNYVNNFFGANVMQNNGDYWNNANDEDFNNVMNSMIASRFFAQVTLPYNFTFKTSLSIDDNSSKNFTYGSAVHGAGQLAPYGVTVMTNGGTASRSNNNTKSVTFNNILSWNKDFGSHNLAALAGQESYTNNSLYDYGYGEGIMQLGQYELSSTTKNWSVNSNKDRYALLSYFGKLDYNYDSKYFLSGSFRRDGSSRFHPDNRWGNFFSAGLSWQIAKEDFLKDVSWLDNLSFRSSYGTTGNDKLSRRGDNGVAGGDIYYAYQGVYESSDLYGQAGLYPSAFPTPSLIWEKNKQFNAAFDFGILKNIYGTIEYYSRTASDLLYYKEFPLSAQVGSANGLNTNLGDLKNSGFEFSLGADAIRKENFKWKIDANLSTLKNEITYLPSGEFTYNNRGAGYKLAEGYSLYEFYMVKNAGVDPETGNMRYWVRDGENWKMTEKYDAEVTSDDYQNIGSALPKVYGSLTNAFQFKGIDLSFMLYYSLGSKMFDYAYVERTAVRGGVGVIQDLVADHWRQPGDQALLPKYSNDDYASTRKNSDFYVFDNDYIRLRNVSLGYSLPTNTLSKIGLSKVRFYVSGDNLLTFGAAKKRYSDPETALSGNNYNGSADKDNGIQGARRVYMAGLQVSF